One genomic window of Candidatus Kuenenia stuttgartiensis includes the following:
- a CDS encoding HNH endonuclease, whose amino-acid sequence MQQAVSLESSVLVLNKFFMALHVISAKRAFTLLCKHIAEVVSVDEGKYNSYNFESWRDVSSYKVSLGLTDDDTTSWVKTVSFSIEVPKIIRLLTYDKFPQSSLKFNRRNIFARDENKCQYCSKRFPVSELSFDHVIPRAHDGKTTWENVVCACTECNKRKGGRTPEQAGMKLTRIPVKPKHSPVLRLKLRFEKYESWKQFLDEAYWSVPLK is encoded by the coding sequence ATGCAACAAGCCGTTAGCCTGGAATCAAGCGTGCTCGTATTAAACAAGTTTTTCATGGCGCTCCATGTAATCTCTGCGAAACGGGCATTCACATTGCTATGTAAGCACATTGCTGAGGTTGTTTCCGTGGATGAGGGAAAATATAATTCCTATAATTTTGAAAGCTGGAGGGATGTTTCTTCGTACAAGGTCTCGCTCGGTTTAACAGACGACGACACTACGAGTTGGGTAAAAACTGTTTCCTTTTCCATTGAGGTGCCAAAGATTATCCGGCTCTTAACATACGACAAATTTCCTCAATCTTCTTTGAAATTTAACAGAAGGAATATTTTTGCCAGAGATGAAAATAAATGTCAATACTGCAGCAAACGTTTTCCGGTTTCAGAATTAAGTTTTGATCATGTTATACCAAGGGCGCATGACGGAAAAACCACGTGGGAAAACGTGGTATGTGCATGTACTGAATGCAACAAAAGAAAAGGCGGCAGGACTCCTGAACAGGCGGGAATGAAGTTGACCAGAATACCCGTAAAACCAAAACACAGCCCTGTATTGAGATTGAAACTCCGGTTTGAAAAATATGAATCGTGGAAACAATTTTTGGACGAAGCGTATTGGTCGGTTCCATTAAAATAG
- the lpxK gene encoding tetraacyldisaccharide 4'-kinase has product MIRKELSGILPEILRQMLYLLSKIYGFSIKTRIFFYRKGILKTYRLPVPVISVGNITTGGTGKTPVVEYLAKYAGKKGKRVIIISRGYAPMMQQGKDAASNEMCNDEHLLFKENIPGIMNILGKDRVKSGWEAINRRQAECLLLDDGFQHLRLLRDMDIVLIDTLEPFGYEYTLPRGLLREPLEGLRRSDLFLLTHTDQISPEKKQTVINRLREIARDVPVIESIHKPVRLVLAADEKSFGTEWLAGKKVFAFCAIGNPLSFRKSLESLGAILVGFHEFPDHHAYTPSDLHILNGEARCASPDAVVITQKDRVKLGKDLARWTLPVLTLKMEICITKGSEILHKKLDEKLN; this is encoded by the coding sequence TTGATAAGGAAAGAGCTTTCCGGCATACTGCCTGAGATTCTCCGGCAAATGCTCTATCTGTTATCGAAAATATACGGGTTTTCCATAAAAACTCGTATTTTTTTTTACAGAAAAGGCATTTTGAAAACATACCGGCTGCCCGTGCCAGTAATCAGCGTCGGAAATATTACTACAGGCGGAACGGGGAAAACCCCTGTTGTTGAATACCTGGCAAAATATGCTGGGAAAAAAGGCAAAAGGGTTATTATCATAAGCCGCGGATACGCGCCAATGATGCAACAGGGAAAAGATGCTGCAAGCAATGAAATGTGCAATGATGAACACCTCTTATTTAAAGAGAATATCCCCGGCATAATGAATATATTGGGAAAAGACCGGGTAAAAAGCGGCTGGGAAGCCATAAATCGCCGTCAGGCAGAGTGCTTGTTGCTGGATGATGGTTTTCAGCACCTACGGCTTTTACGGGATATGGACATTGTTCTTATTGATACACTGGAGCCTTTTGGATACGAATACACTTTGCCCCGTGGATTATTAAGAGAACCATTGGAAGGATTAAGAAGGTCAGATCTGTTTCTATTGACTCATACAGACCAAATTAGCCCTGAAAAAAAACAGACGGTAATCAACCGGCTCCGTGAAATTGCAAGAGATGTTCCCGTAATAGAATCAATCCACAAACCAGTGCGTCTGGTTTTAGCAGCCGATGAAAAATCGTTTGGTACTGAATGGTTGGCCGGAAAGAAGGTTTTTGCTTTCTGCGCAATCGGAAATCCGTTATCGTTCAGGAAAAGCCTTGAGAGTTTAGGAGCGATACTGGTTGGTTTCCATGAATTTCCAGACCATCACGCATATACTCCTTCGGATCTGCATATTTTAAACGGCGAAGCCAGATGCGCCTCTCCCGATGCAGTCGTCATTACGCAAAAAGACCGTGTAAAACTAGGAAAAGACCTTGCCCGCTGGACGTTACCGGTATTAACGCTGAAGATGGAGATTTGTATTACAAAAGGAAGTGAAATTTTGCATAAAAAGTTAGATGAGAAATTAAATTGA
- a CDS encoding 4Fe-4S binding protein, with the protein MAHSINEECINCAACESECPVEAISEAGDVRVIDESTCTDCGNCVSVCPVDAIIAP; encoded by the coding sequence ATGGCTCATAGTATTAATGAAGAATGTATAAATTGTGCCGCATGTGAAAGCGAATGTCCGGTAGAGGCTATTTCTGAAGCAGGAGATGTGCGGGTAATTGATGAAAGTACCTGTACTGACTGCGGAAATTGCGTCAGCGTTTGTCCTGTAGACGCAATCATTGCCCCATAA